A window of the Citrus sinensis cultivar Valencia sweet orange chromosome 9, DVS_A1.0, whole genome shotgun sequence genome harbors these coding sequences:
- the LOC102611189 gene encoding pentatricopeptide repeat-containing protein At2g34400 yields MEIMLLRAKAYSRHLAFTELNDPSLLREKLLSLLKKCPSTKTVQQIHTQMLINFIQKPNFLLIRIIDLKDFNYASLLFHQISRPNEYAFNVMIRGLTTAWQKYSHSLKLYYQMKRLGLKPDNFTYPFVFISCANLLALNHGVSVHSSVFKIGLDEDDHVSHSLITMYARCGKLDSARKVFDEIRERDLVSWNSMISGYSKMGYAKEAVELFGRMREEEFLPDEITLVSVLGSCGDLGDLVLGKWVEGFVVKNKMDLNFYMGSALIDMYGKCGALVSARQVFDAMVNKDVVTWNAMITAYAQNGLSNEAIMLFNRMKYAGVNPDKITLIGVLSACASIGALDLGKWVDKYASQRGLRHDIFVATALIDMHAKCGSIDDALKVFEDMPVTNEVSWNAMISALAFNGRAHEALLLFERMSKEGGAARPNDVTFIGVLSACVHAGLVDEGRRLFDLMSSSFGLIPKSEHYSCMVDLYARAGHLSEAWDFVERMPEKVDEIVLGALLGACQKQKNTDVSQRVMQLLPEIESSNSGNYVISSKIFANLKMWDDSAKMRALMREKGVSKTPGCSWIGIDDPKQSNWK; encoded by the exons ATGGAAATAATGCTTCTTCGAGCAAAAGCTTATTCCCGCCATCTTGCCTTTACCGAACTTAACGACCCAAGTCTTCTAAGAGAAAAACTCCTATCCCTCTTGAAAAAATGTCCATCCACAAAAACAGTGCAACAAATTCACACTCAAATGCtgataaattttatacaaaaacCCAACTTCCTTCTTATCAGAATCATTGATCTTAAAGACTTCAATTACGCTTCCCTTCTCTTTCACCAAATCTCGAGACCCAATGAGTACGCTTTCAATGTAATGATCCGCGGGTTGACAACTGCGTGGCAAAAATACTCTCATTCTCTTAAACTCTATTACCAAATGAAACGTTTGGGCTTAAAACCAGATAATTTTACGTACCCGTTTGTGTTTATATCGTGTGCGAATCTTTTGGCGTTGAATCATGGGGTTTCTGTTCATTCATCGGTGTTTAAGATTGGACTGGATGAGGACGATCACGTGAGTCATTCTTTGATTACTATGTATGCGAGGTGTGGTAAATTGGATAGTGCGCGTAaggtgtttgatgaaattagagagagagatttgGTGTCGTGGAATTCGATGATTTCGGGGTATTCGAAGATGGGTTATGCGAAGGAAGCAGTAGAGTTGTTTGGGAGAATGAGGGAGGAGGAGTTTTTGCCAGATGAAATTACGTTAGTGAGCGTTCTTGGATCGTGTGGGGACTTGGGGGATTTAGTGTTGGGTAAGTGGGTGGAGGGGTTTGTGGTGAAGAATAAGATGGACTTGAACTTTTATATGGGCTCTGCGTTAATTGATATGTATGGGAAGTGTGGGGCTTTAGTGTCTGCGAGGCAGGTCTTTGATGCGATGGTTAATAAAGATGTAGTTACATGGAATGCAATGATCACAGC ATATGCACAAAATGGCTTGTCGAATGAAGCAATAATGCTGTTCAATCGCATGAAATACGCTGGAGTTAATCCAGATAAAATTACATTGATAGGAGTACTATCTGCATGTGCCTCTATTGGGGCTCTTGATTTGGGGAAGTGGGTTGATAAATATGCGTCACAAAGAGGCCTACGACATGACATATTTGTTGCTACTGCTTTAATTGACATGCATGCTAAGTGTGGGAGCATAGATGATGCACTAAAAGTTTTTGAAGACATGCCTGTAACAAATGAGGTCTCTTGGAATGCCATGATTTCGGCACTTGCTTTTAATGGACGAGCCCATGAGGCATTGTTACTGTTCGAGCGCATGTCTAAGGAGGGTGGGGCTGCCCGCCCAAACGATGTCACGTTTATAGGAGTACTTTCTGCATGTGTTCATGCTGGATTGGTTGATGAAGGTCGTCGATTGTTTGATTTGATGAGTTCATCATTTGGGTTAATCCCAAAGAGTGAGCATTACTCTTGCATGGTTGATCTTTATGCACGAGCTGGACATTTGTCTGAAGCTTGGGATTTTGTTGAGAGGATGCCTGAAAAAGTAGATGAGATTGTTCTAGGGGCTTTGCTTGGTGCATGTCAGAAGCAGAAAAATACTGATGTAAGTCAGCGGGTGATGCAACTGCTTCCGGAGATAGAATCTTCAAATTCTGGGAACTATGTTATCTCATCGAAAATATTtgcaaatttgaaaatgtgGGATGACTCGGCAAAGATGAGGGCTTTGATGAGAGAGAAGGGTGTCAGTAAGACTCCTGGTTGTAGCTGGATTGGAATTGATGATCCGAAGCAGTCTAATTGGAAATAG
- the LOC102611472 gene encoding defensin-like protein 182 encodes MAKIIVSNFILFFILLALVHTIKGDTCQEGLGQCGASNDCDLQCKTRHAGQGQGSCDRTIQPPLCTCFYPCGSPSKRPPSPKKCTAGLGACDQCRDLCCNGKCAAQFKGGQGFCDNIGAQYLCQCTYDC; translated from the exons ATGGCCAAGATTATTGTCtcaaattttatccttttcttCATTCTCCTTGCATTAG TGCATACCATCAAGGGAGATACGTGCCAAGAAGGCTTGGGTCAATGTGGCGCTAGCAATGACTGTGATTTACAATGTAAAACTAGGCACGCTGGTCAAGGCCAAGGCTCTTGCGACCGCACCATTCAGCCTCCATTGTGCACATGCTTTTACCCTTGTGGCTCTCCGTCGAAACGGCCGCCATCGCCCAAAAAGTGCACCGCCGGTTTAGGTGCATGTGATCAGTGCCGCGACCTATGTTGCAACGGCAAGTGTGCGGCTCAGTTTAAAGGTGGTCAAGGATTTTGTGATAATATTGGTGCCCAATATTTGTGTCAATGTACATATGATTGCTAA